A section of the Candidatus Melainabacteria bacterium RIFOXYA2_FULL_32_9 genome encodes:
- a CDS encoding tRNA (adenosine(37)-N6)-threonylcarbamoyltransferase complex transferase subunit TsaD has product MGPGLKEDQIILATETSCDETSAAVVLNGRTVLSNVVASQIETHRKYGGVVPEVAAREHLETINIVIEEAIEKANIKIEEVRAFSATVGPGLVGALLVGLNAAKTLSLIYDKPFIGINHLNAHVCANYLESDFEPPFICLLISGGHTQLIRVNSYSNQELLGETLDDAVGEAYDKVARLLGLPYPGGPMLDKLAKEGDKNRFKFTEAKVNKYDFSFSGLKTAVLRLIQSFKDQEIPKADIAASFQETVSSILLKKTLQAAKDSNINQIALAGGVAANSEIRRKLFKQEQEGFRVNAPAMKFCTDNAAMVASTAYFLSNIMEELDIEVFSRVKQFNKHN; this is encoded by the coding sequence ATAGGTCCTGGCCTAAAGGAAGATCAGATAATCCTTGCAACAGAAACAAGTTGTGATGAAACTTCTGCCGCAGTTGTTTTAAATGGAAGAACAGTTTTATCAAACGTAGTAGCTTCTCAAATTGAAACTCATAGAAAATATGGAGGTGTTGTTCCTGAAGTTGCAGCAAGGGAACATCTTGAAACAATAAATATTGTTATAGAAGAAGCTATTGAAAAAGCTAATATAAAGATAGAAGAAGTAAGAGCATTTTCAGCAACAGTTGGCCCAGGTTTGGTTGGAGCTCTTTTAGTAGGATTAAATGCTGCTAAAACCTTAAGTCTTATATATGATAAGCCTTTTATAGGAATAAATCACCTCAATGCCCACGTTTGTGCAAATTATCTTGAAAGTGACTTTGAACCACCTTTTATTTGTCTACTAATTAGTGGTGGACATACACAACTTATCAGAGTAAATTCTTATTCCAATCAGGAATTACTTGGAGAAACTCTTGATGACGCTGTAGGTGAAGCTTATGATAAAGTTGCAAGACTTCTAGGTTTACCTTATCCTGGTGGTCCTATGCTTGATAAATTGGCAAAAGAAGGAGATAAAAACAGGTTTAAATTTACTGAAGCCAAGGTTAATAAATATGATTTTAGTTTTAGTGGACTTAAAACCGCAGTATTAAGATTAATTCAAAGTTTTAAAGACCAGGAAATTCCAAAAGCCGATATTGCAGCAAGTTTTCAAGAAACAGTCAGTTCAATTTTGCTGAAAAAAACTCTTCAAGCAGCAAAAGACAGTAATATAAATCAAATAGCTCTTGCAGGTGGGGTTGCAGCCAATTCTGAAATCAGAAGAAAATTATTTAAACAGGAACAGGAAGGTTTCAGAGTTAATGCACCGGCTATGAAATTCTGTACAGACAATGCTGCTATGGTTGCCAGCACTGCTTATTTCTTATCAAATATTATGGAAGAATTAGATATAGAAGTGTTTTCGAGAGTTAAACAATTTAATAAACATAATTAA
- a CDS encoding magnesium chelatase, with the protein MIANVFTGSVIGIDGYKITVEVDTNQSLPGLTIVGLPDTAVSEAKERIRSAIKNSGYSFPTKKIVINLAPADIKKEGSGFDLPMAIGVLASNGDIDPENLKDIGFIGELSLDGSIRGVNGVLPTVSCLKKEGIRKVIVPKENSVEAALIDGIEVYPAECLGDVINYLNPDVISEFKLEAFKINIREYLRENSQEQVFVDFQDIKGQEKAKRALELAAAGGHNILMVGTPGAGKTLLAKGFSGILPPLEISEAIELSKVYSVAGLLDKNTPLVTVRPFRSPHHSASSVGIIGGGTNPKPGEISLAHRGVLFLDEVVEFPRNVLEVLRQPLEDGNVVISRAQISVKYPADFILLAAMNPCPCGYYGDTTKQCSCNDFQAKRYWSRLSGPLLDRIDIQIDVPRLKEEELLNHSPSGEISKTVRERVIKATEIQVSRFKDENMVSNSQMTPKLIKKYCKLNTDSENMLRNAISRLNLSARAYDRILKLSRTISDLQGEKDIEAYHIAEAIQYRTLDRVFG; encoded by the coding sequence ATGATAGCAAATGTGTTTACCGGTTCTGTTATTGGTATTGATGGCTATAAAATTACTGTAGAAGTCGATACAAATCAATCTCTTCCCGGTTTAACCATTGTTGGACTTCCTGATACTGCTGTTTCAGAAGCCAAAGAAAGAATTAGATCAGCAATAAAAAATTCCGGATATTCTTTTCCTACAAAGAAAATCGTCATAAACCTCGCTCCTGCCGATATAAAAAAAGAAGGATCAGGCTTTGATTTGCCTATGGCTATTGGCGTTTTAGCATCTAATGGTGATATTGATCCTGAAAATTTGAAAGATATAGGCTTTATTGGTGAATTATCTTTAGATGGAAGTATCAGAGGTGTTAACGGGGTATTACCTACGGTTTCTTGCCTAAAAAAAGAAGGTATTAGAAAAGTTATAGTTCCTAAAGAAAACTCTGTCGAAGCTGCTCTTATTGATGGAATAGAGGTTTATCCGGCTGAATGTTTAGGCGATGTAATAAATTATTTAAATCCTGATGTTATTTCAGAGTTTAAACTGGAAGCTTTTAAGATAAATATTAGAGAATATTTAAGAGAAAATTCTCAAGAACAGGTTTTTGTAGATTTTCAGGATATAAAAGGACAGGAAAAAGCCAAGAGAGCATTAGAGTTAGCTGCGGCCGGTGGCCATAATATCCTTATGGTAGGAACTCCTGGGGCTGGAAAAACACTTCTTGCTAAAGGTTTTTCGGGTATATTACCTCCTCTTGAGATTAGTGAAGCTATTGAACTATCAAAAGTTTACAGTGTAGCCGGTTTGTTAGATAAAAATACTCCTCTGGTAACTGTTAGACCTTTTAGATCACCTCACCATTCTGCTTCATCAGTTGGAATAATAGGTGGGGGAACAAATCCAAAACCAGGTGAAATAAGTCTTGCACATAGGGGTGTTTTGTTTCTCGATGAAGTAGTTGAATTTCCAAGAAATGTCTTGGAAGTTTTAAGGCAACCTCTTGAAGATGGTAATGTAGTAATTTCAAGAGCACAAATTAGTGTTAAGTATCCGGCTGATTTTATCTTGCTGGCAGCAATGAATCCTTGTCCTTGTGGATATTATGGAGATACTACAAAACAGTGTTCCTGCAATGATTTTCAGGCAAAGCGTTATTGGTCAAGATTATCCGGCCCATTACTTGATAGAATAGATATTCAAATTGACGTTCCAAGACTTAAAGAAGAAGAATTACTGAATCATTCTCCATCAGGAGAAATTTCAAAAACCGTAAGAGAACGAGTAATTAAAGCAACCGAAATTCAGGTTAGTAGATTTAAAGATGAGAATATGGTTTCGAACTCACAAATGACTCCAAAATTAATTAAGAAGTACTGCAAACTAAACACAGACTCTGAAAATATGCTAAGAAACGCTATTTCAAGACTAAACCTTTCCGCAAGAGCTTATGATAGAATACTTAAGTTATCAAGAACTATCTCTGATCTTCAGGGGGAAAAAGATATAGAAGCTTATCATATTGCAGAAGCCATTCAATATAGAACTTTAGACAGAGTTTTTGGTTGA